CCACGTTGGCAATGGTGGCCTTTGTTGTATGGTTTGATATTACCGCTGAGGTCGCGTTATTCTGCTGCGCTTTATAAGAAAATTTGGACGGAGCACGGATCACCGTTGTTATATTTCGCCAGGCGACAGGTGCAAGGTTTGAGTGCTAATTTAAAGGAACGTGGCGTTGATTTTCCTAACATCGCTTTGGGTATGCGTTATGGTACACCCTCGATTGCAAGTGCCTTGGAGCAGCTGCGTGAAAAGGGTGCTGAAAAAATAATTGCACTCCCCTTGTATCCGCAATATTCTGCAGCAACTACCGGTTCAACTTTTGATTGTATCTCTCGCATTTTGAGAACCTGGCGTTTTATCCCAGCGTTGCATTTAATCAATCATTATGCGGATAATCCGCATTATATACGTGCTTTGGTGTGTCGCATTCAGGACAGCTGGCAACAAAAAGCTAAAGGTGAGAAGCTGCTATTTTCTTTTCATGGTATACCCGCACGCAGCGTTGAGCAGGGTGATCCGTATTTTGAGCAGTGCCATAAAACCGCGCGTTTGGTTGCAGCGCAGTTGGATATTGCTGATGATAGCTGGCAGGTGGTGTTCCAGTCACGTTTTGGCCGCCAGAAATGGCTTACACCTTACTGCGATGTCATATTAAAAAATCTGGCGCGGGAAAGAGTCAGAACCGTGGATGTGATTTGCCCCGGTTTTTCTGCAGATTGTTTGGAAACTTTAGAAGAAATATCCTTAAGAAATAAAGAAATATTTTTAGCAGCAGGTGGTTTGGAATTAAATTATATTCCGGCTTTGAATGACCAACCGCTGCATATACAAGCATTGGCAGAAATTGTGATGCCTCATATTAGCCCTAGCCTTTTTCCTTCTCCCCTTGTGGGAGAAGGAAAAAGGCCGCGAATTATTTAGAGAAAAACTCCATGAAAATCATCTTAAAATTATTAGCAGTGCTATTCCTATCTTTAACCATGACCGGATGTGTTGCCGTATTATTAGGTGGAGGTGCTGCAGCAGGCGGCTATGCGGTTGCCAAAGATAAAGGTCCTGTAGGCCAATATACCGATGACTCCGTCATCACCAGCAAGGTTAAAGCGAGATTGTTAGCAGAAAAAGACATGAAATCTTACAAAATCAGTGTGACCACCAATGATGGTGTGGTGACCTTGACAGGCAGTGTGCCTACCGAAGACATGCGCATGAGAGCAATCACGATTGCCAGAGATACTGCCGAAGTTAGGGCGGTTAATGTGACTAATTTTAAAGTTAAGCCATAAGCAGTAGATATTCTTTACCCCCTTTGAAAAAGGGGGTCGAAGGCCGCAAGGGGGATTTAAAGAGCTGTCATTAAGGCACCCAAAACTCTTTTAAATCCCCCCTCAGGCCTGCGGCCTTCCCTTAATCGTCTGCAGCATCTTCACCAAATGGAAGTTTTTAAGCAAATAGGTAGCGGGCCGGCTACAAAATATGAATTAAATTTCGCCATTAGAAAAGAAGATATCAAATACTATGGCATAAAATTTTCTCAATAATGCTATATCTTACACGGTGTGATTGAAAATGCTGGTCAATAGCGATAGCGTTAAGAGGTAGATGTTAGGCCGAGAGTAGTTGCTACTTTTGTCGGTTCATCCTTTTCAGTTGCGGCGCTTGATGTGTTTTCTAATGAAATAGAGGGTGGTGATGTAACCGTAAGTTTTTGTATAGGTACAGAGGTTGAAGTAGATGTTGAAGAGGCGCTGCTAAAAAAATTTTCAATATATTTTTGAGGAGATTTTTCCTCAGGAGGAGATAGGCTTTTAGGCGGTTTGCTTTCCGCTAATTGATTCTTTTTTAGTTGTTGTCGTATCTTTTCACATGGTTCACTTACGCCTGAACAAGGTAATGCTGGCAAGTCCATAGCTACTAGGGTTGTATTATCTTTTATTTTCTCTGCTAAGATCTTCCATGATTCTGCGCAACTGGGATACTCATTGAGCCTAGAAGAGGGGTAAATGTTAAATACCTGTAACTTAAGATTTGGGATGGCATCAAATAAAATTTTCAAAGCAGGCGGACATAAAAGGTTATTCTGCATATGTAATTTTTTTAATGTACGATGTTGAGTTAATGCATTTATAAATTCTTCCAGGGTGCGTTTTTCGCTGGCACTGGCATGATGATATAAATTCGTTTGGATCTTTGTAGAGGAGATATCTAATTCTTCTAGGTCATGCATGTTGGGTAGTAAAAACGTTAACCAATCAAGGTTGCCCAGATAAGGGGTATTGCGTAGTTTCAAAGCGGTTACTGGAATTTGTTTCAGTAGTTTACTTAATGAATCCCTCTTCCAATCCCGTGAATCATTATCCGATAGATCGATCTTAAATGATTTACCACTTCGCTGCAAATGAGGTATCAATCGATCAAATGAGATGTGATGAGATTGATAGTCCTTAAGGGTAAGTGTATCTACGTTATGAAAAAGTGCTTTTACAACCTGGGGTCTATTTTCGCCATTTAATTCATAAGCCAATTTTTTTAGGCCGTCTGGTGTTAGTTGGCCATTGTTGCTAGTGGGTGGTTCTTTCTCAGGTTGTTCCAGTGGGGGCTCTTTTTTCTTTTCTTTTTCTTCTTCTCTTTGGGAGGATGTGAGTGTGCGGGGTGTTTCGCTGCTGCTGCTATCACTAACAGGAGAACTTATTTCAGTATGTTTTGCTTGGCTTTCCTTTTTCTCTTTTTCTGTTTGACTACTGCTGGTAGAGCTACTGTTATTAAAATTACTGCGGCTGGAATCGCTACTAGAAAGAAGACTTGTTTTAGATGGCTTTGGAAGTTGAGTTGGCTGTCTTGTAAAAGAAACAATTGCTTGGGCGGTCTCATTGGTTGGATGCAAATTATTTGCAAATCTAAATATGCTTTTAAAAGCCTCTATTAGTTGTATCAAATGGGTATTAGTTGTTGTTGAAGATAGTGTTGAACTTGAACTTCCCATTCGCTTCTCTTGGGCTAAGTAATAATAGCTTTCTAACATGTAATCTAATAAGGTAAAAGCGCTATCATTATCATTTAAAGCGATGGCGTTTTTGAAAGCCGCAACCATAATCCTAGTATTTGGCCTGTCTTTTGTACTTAAATTACCTTTTGTTAATGATTGGTTCAGTGCGTTTACGTCAAGTTCAATAATTTGGGCAAGACAATCAATGGCAGTAGATATAATATTTTTTAAATTAAAAAGAGCTAGGAGAGTATTGTAGAATACTAAAGCTTGTCCTGATTTTACTACTATTTCCGAAATGCTAAATCTTTTAAGGCGCTCCAATAAAGTTGGATGTTGATTTGTAGGCACGGGAATTGAGATTTCTTTCGATTTACATTCTTTTAAAAATGCTTGCTCCCAATGCAGAACAATGTCATCAATTGGAGCTGACATGGTGCGATTAATTCCTACCATTGCTGCCTGTTCCTGTTCATCTGCATAATGACATAAAATAGGCGATCTGGTTTGTAAGTCTTTTAATATATTAATATTGCACATGTTGCAGTTAATAAGTAACTGATCTAAGAGTTTATTAAATTCTGGCAATGAGACCGCTGTTGCTTTAGAAATTCTTTCTATTTCATTAGAAGCTACTAGACATGTTGCTTTATAAATTTCTGGTTTTGTATAGGATATGAAATGTTCTTGATTAGTAAATTCTAAACTATCTTTCTTATCTGGGTCTGCTAGATGAGCTGTAGTGAACAAGGAATTATATTGACTAAGAATATTATCAATATATTGGCATATTGCAGTTTCTGTTGACATGGGGTCAAATTTTTTAATTTGCAGCAAATAAGCGATATGAATGCGAAGTAGGGTGGAAAGAAGAGGATCAATAAAAGAAAAATCCCGGACAAAGGCAAGCTGTGAAAATATTTCTTCATGAAACAATGCTAATAAGGTTGGAATTTCTCTAAGTGTTTCAATTGGACCTTGCTTAGCGGGAGCTGGTTTTGTTTTTCGTTTTGCATCATCTTTGATTTTACGGGGAGTTTCGGCTGATGTAGAAGTCGCAGGAGCAGTGGATATTGGATGTTTTTGATCTGATGGCTTGTTATTTTGTTGAGCGCTCCAAGCTTGATCTAAATCTTCAAGAGAATTGAACTGTAATCCATCCGCCTGTTTAATAAATTCTTTCAAAAGTTCAATAGCAGAAGTAATTGTAGGCTGTTTTCGAAGGAGATATTCTAGATTGAGAAATTTTGTTGGATTGTCATCTTCTGGTATTTGTTTGGGCTTTTTTCTATTGGATAGTTCTTTACCTTCTGTCTCTGACATATTAACCTCTTTGTGTTTAGCATTCTTTTGCTGGGTTTTTTGTGTCCTCGCGCGTAGTGATTACCGCCGGAGGGCAATTTCACCTCGTCCTGAAAGATATGGTGTTTAGGGTATGGAGTTTTTGGGGGGAAGTCAAATGGCCTGGGTTAGGAAATTGGAATAAATTTTCCGAGTTTTTTAAGCTGAGTAATTTCCGTTTCTAATGATTCTATTTGATCTAGAGTTTGATGGAGTATTTTTGGATAGTTAGTTAAATAATCAGTGTAAATAAGGAAAAGCGCATCAACTGATAAATTTTCCAGGTAGCCATCTTTAAATTTATACGCCTCTATGCTGGAAATTTTTTGGATCATTTCTTTAAGCGTGTTTTCAATATCTTGCTGTCGTTTGAGTGGTGGCTCATTATGGGTTTTTGATTTGGCATCTTTAGGCTTTGGAGTATTAAAGTGCTCTGAGTTTAGTTTAAAATAGCATTCTACACATTCATCATATTGTTTCATCAAATCTTTATATTTAGACGTTGAATGTTTTTTTATATATTGTGCAGCCAAGTAGCAATCTACCCTGCTATCACTGCAGGGTAATTTCGCCATTTGTTGCATATGTTTTTCGAAAACTGTGTCATCCATGACCAGCGTAGTTATCATTTCTGAATAGACATCATATAAAAAGCGAGTTGTTGGCGTTTGTTGTGGTTTAAAGAAAGTAATAAATTTCTGTAAAAAAGAGGGTGGTGATTTTGCATCTTTTGCATCTTTTAGTGTGGTTTCAAGAGCTCGGCAACGGTTTTCGCAAAAAGTGATAAAAATATGTTTTACTAACTCGATTTTATCAGTGTAAACGCTGGGTAAAGCTGCTTTAGTATCAGGTGTTATATCAAACCTTGTGGTGATAATGGGGTCGATTTGAATGTCTGAACGTGTTTTCTTCGAATCTTCTGTAAATACAGTATAAGAAAATTTTTCTGTTACTGTGGTGAAGGTTATTCCAGTGGAGCTTGATTCAATGTTTGACAGACACATATCCTGCACTACCGGCATATTGTTTTGATCTTTGTCAAACATGGCGGCATAGGCTTGGAGTATCCTACCATTGGAAGATATTATTTGCTGATTGTGCCAGATAAAAAATAGTTTTACCAATTGAGTAGAATTGATGTCTTGGTTTGTTTCAAGAGGGGTGAGTTTCTTTTTTAATTCTGCAAATAGATACTTGTCTTGTTCCATACATTCTTCTATAAATTGTGTTTGGCTGGGTGCCTTGCGAGCTATTTCTGCGATTTGTTTAACTAAGTCTTTTTCTGCAAGTTGTGCTTTTTTTAGCTCATCAACGCGGTCAGATTTTTGTTTCAAATTTTGTATGCGTAATCGAGTTCCTGCAAGTTTCGATTCTAGTCTTATTTTTTCGGTTGATGGATGATCGCTTAGGGCTTCATCAAACCGATGAAATTGTTTGATACCTTCATCAGAGATAGGACTACCATTGAATAACAGTAATAAATGTGTGTTGCGCATTCGTTTCAAATCGGTAAAAACCTGATTTTTTTGGGTGAAGGGGTTTTCTGAAGGTTGCAGCTGTAGAGCATAACCTGTTAAACACAAGGGGATGACTCTATTGCACAAGGCCTTTTTTTCAGGAAAACTGATGGCAATTTTATCGAGATCTTCGTAGGATGGGTCAGTTTTTGGCGTATCAGATTCTGCTTTTTTTTCCATGTGGACGTTCCTTTTTTACTTGCTCACTCAGTGACTCATAAATATTGGCTAAATCTTTCGCCTAATGTGCACACATCTTAAACCACGGCAAGCCGACGAAACAAGAAAACTAAACAAAAGTCTTTCTGGTATGATAAGCCATGCCAAACTCACCCCACATTTTACATATTGCTATCAATAAACCGGTCCGTCACTGTTTCGATTATTTGCTGCCGGATGACATTGACGCAGCAAATCTTCAACCCGGTATGCGCGTACAAGTGCCCTTTGGCAAGCAGCAAGCTTTGGGTATCTTATTGAAAGTAGACCGGAAACCTTGCTTACCGCTAGAAAAGCTCAAACCCGCGACCTGGATTTTAGATACCGAGGCGTTATTGCCGCCCACATTATTGGCACTGTGCGAATGGGCAGCGCGTTATTATCACCATCCCATTGGTGAAGTGGTGTTAGGAACATTGCCGGTTCGCTTACGTAGTGAACGCAGTCAAGTGAGAAAAACTAACCTGATCTATCGTATTAGCAGTGATAGCCCAGCGCTCGATGCCACTTCATTTAAGCGCAGTCACCGCCAAATGGCATTATGGATATTATTACGTGATAATCCGCAAGGTTTAAGCTTAAATCAGATTAAAGAGGCTGGGTTTCAGTCAGCTATACTCAAAAGCCTATTGCAAAAAAACTGGGTGGAAACGACAGAATCTATCGCACCTCCAGCAACGATTACACCCGAAAACCAGCAACAGATTGCCGAGCTACCTTTAGCATTAGGAACTTATCAAAAAGAAGCTTTGTCAGCCATCACTGCCAGCATTGGATTTCAAGCCTTCTTGCTAGAAGGCATCACCGGCAGTGGCAAAACTGAAGTGTATCTGCAAGCCATCGCTCATTACCTTGCCCAAGGTAAACAGGCGCTGGTATTAGTGCCAGAAATAGGCTTAACACCACAAACCATTGCCCGTTTTGAGCGACGTTTTACTTCAAAAGTGGTGGCTCTGCACTCTGGATTAACTGACAACGAACGCCTGGATGCTTGGTTAAAAGCCAAATCTGGCGCAGCTCGCATCATCATTGGCACGCGTTCAGCGATTTTCATCGCTATGCAAAACCCCGGCATTATTATTATTGATGAAGAACACGATGCCTCGTTTAAGCAACAATCAGGCTTTCGTTATTCTGCCCGCGATTTGGCATTGGTACGTGGGCGTTTAGAAGCGGTTCCGGTGGTGCTGGGTACAGCAACGCCATCTTTGGAAAGCTTGCATAATGCTAGAATTGGACGTTTTGTTCGGTTAAATTTGCCGGAACGCGCGGGTAATGCTTTGGTGCCGATTTTCAATGTGATTGATATACGTAATCAATATTTGGAAGAAGGGTTGTCCGCGCAATTATTGCAAGCGATTAGTCAGCATATTGCACAAGGCAACCAGGTCTTGCTGTTTTTAAATCGACGCGGGTTTGCGCCGGTATTGTTATGTCACAGCTGTGGTTGGATTGCCGAATGTCGACGCTGTGATGCACGGTTGACGTTGCATCAACGGCCAGCGCGCTTAATTTGCCATCACTGTACGCAAGTTTATCCCATGCCGCGTCACTGCGCTCAATGCAGTAACTCGCAATTGTTTGGTATTGGTTTGGGTACTGAACGATTGGAGGAAGCGTTAAAACGCCATTTTCCTACGACACCGGTGTTGCGTATTGATCGGGATACGGTGCGGGGTAAGGATGCGATGAAAAAAACTTTGGCGATTATCCATCAGGGCGCTGCGAGTATTTTGTTAGGTACGCAGATGTTGGCCAAAGGGCATCATTTTCCCAATGTGACTTTGGTTGGGATTATTGATGTGGATGGCGGGCTTTATAGTACGGATTTTCGTGCCAGTGAACGTATGGGTCAGGTGATTATCCAAGTAGCAGGCCGCGCCGGACGGGAAAATAAGCCTGGCCAGGTGTTACTGCAAACGCATCATCCTAAACATCCATTGTTGCAAGCCTTATTGATGGAAGGTTTTCCAGCATTTGCCAATCTATTGTTACAAGATCGCAGCAGCGCCGCGTGGCCGCCGTTTTCTTATTTGGCATTGCTGCGCGCTGAAGCGAAACACCCGCAGGCTCCATTGCGCTTTTTGCAAGAAGTGCGTGCTATTGCAACACGCTTCAATGATGCGCGCATTAAAATATTAGGTCCTATTCCCGCGCCTATGGAACGTAAGGCCGGTCATTTCCGTGCGTTATTGTTGCTGCAAGCACAGGGGCGCCCGGCATTGCAGCAATGGCTTGAAACATGTATGCGAGAATTAGAAACCTTAAAAATGAGACGCAAGGTGCGTTGGTCGCTGGATGTAGATCCGGTGGAGATGTTTTGAGTTTAAAAAAATCCTTCATAGGCAAGGCTAGACAAGCCTCTTATAACCAAGCACAATAGCTGTTTCGCTAACTTCACTGTATTTGATTCCATGACTCAACAACTCACTCATTTTATTATTAACCATTGGCTGTTGTCCGGTGCGTTTATCCTAGTCCTGATTTTATTATTAATAGAAGAACTGCGTGGTAAACAAGGCGGTAATCGCTTATCGCCGCAAGATGCAGTTACATTAATCAATAACCATCGTGCTGGAGTCGTCGATATCCGCGATCGTGAATCGTTTGATGCAGGGCATATTGTCAATGCGATACATATCCCCCAGGCGGATTTGATGACTAGCCTTGATAAACTGAAAAAATATCGCGATCGAGCGGTGCTGCTGACTTGTAACTCTGGCCACAATTCGCAGGTGATGGCTGCAAAATTACGTAAACAAGGTTTTTCTAGCGTCTATTCCATGGCGGGCGGTTTGCAGGCATGGAAAGCCGCCAACTTGCCCTTAACCAAAAGCTGAAGGAGTATTGTATGACAGCTGAAGTAATTATTTACAGTAAGGCAAATTGTCCCTATTGCGATCGGGCTAAACAACTGCTCAGCGCTAAAAATGTAACTTGGCACGAAATTCGCATTGACCTGAACCCTGAATTCCAGCAGGAAATGATTACCTTGAGCGGTGGGCGCCGCACAGTGCCACAGATATTTATTAATGGTCAGCCAATTGGCGGGTTTGATGATATGGCGGCGTTGGAAAAGGCGGGTAAGCTTAATGCATTGCTGGCGATGTAATTGACAAAATTTTAAATAGCACTTTAGTGAGCTTTTGGGTCAGCAGGTTAGGAGGGCACAAGCGAAACCGTTGTTTCATGGGTGAAACAACGGAGCGTACATGATGTATTCACAGCGTTTTCGCGGTAACCCTTCCTAACCTGGTGATTCAAAAGCGTTTGATGGCATCTGCCATAAAACTCTCTCCACTTTCAATAGGACTTCATTATGCAGCAAAATAATACGACTCCAGAGCAACCTAATGGCCATGCTACATCAGAAGCTACTGCCACAGAATTTAATATTCAAAGAATTTACACCAAAGATATTTCCTACGAATCTCCCAATACTCCGCAGCTATTCCGCGAGCCCTGGCAACCCAATGTCGATGTAGAACTAAACGTCAACACCGCAAACCTGGGTGAAGACCATTATGAAGTGAAACTCTCCATCACCACCACCGTCAAAAGCCAAGATAAAATGGCTTTTCTCGCAGAAGTGCATCAGGC
This is a stretch of genomic DNA from Gammaproteobacteria bacterium. It encodes these proteins:
- the hemH gene encoding ferrochelatase; this encodes MTYSTNSTGILLTNLGTPAAPTPKAVRHYLREFLSDTRIVELPRWQWWPLLYGLILPLRSRYSAALYKKIWTEHGSPLLYFARRQVQGLSANLKERGVDFPNIALGMRYGTPSIASALEQLREKGAEKIIALPLYPQYSAATTGSTFDCISRILRTWRFIPALHLINHYADNPHYIRALVCRIQDSWQQKAKGEKLLFSFHGIPARSVEQGDPYFEQCHKTARLVAAQLDIADDSWQVVFQSRFGRQKWLTPYCDVILKNLARERVRTVDVICPGFSADCLETLEEISLRNKEIFLAAGGLELNYIPALNDQPLHIQALAEIVMPHISPSLFPSPLVGEGKRPRII
- a CDS encoding BON domain-containing protein, whose amino-acid sequence is MKIILKLLAVLFLSLTMTGCVAVLLGGGAAAGGYAVAKDKGPVGQYTDDSVITSKVKARLLAEKDMKSYKISVTTNDGVVTLTGSVPTEDMRMRAITIARDTAEVRAVNVTNFKVKP
- a CDS encoding primosomal protein N' encodes the protein MPNSPHILHIAINKPVRHCFDYLLPDDIDAANLQPGMRVQVPFGKQQALGILLKVDRKPCLPLEKLKPATWILDTEALLPPTLLALCEWAARYYHHPIGEVVLGTLPVRLRSERSQVRKTNLIYRISSDSPALDATSFKRSHRQMALWILLRDNPQGLSLNQIKEAGFQSAILKSLLQKNWVETTESIAPPATITPENQQQIAELPLALGTYQKEALSAITASIGFQAFLLEGITGSGKTEVYLQAIAHYLAQGKQALVLVPEIGLTPQTIARFERRFTSKVVALHSGLTDNERLDAWLKAKSGAARIIIGTRSAIFIAMQNPGIIIIDEEHDASFKQQSGFRYSARDLALVRGRLEAVPVVLGTATPSLESLHNARIGRFVRLNLPERAGNALVPIFNVIDIRNQYLEEGLSAQLLQAISQHIAQGNQVLLFLNRRGFAPVLLCHSCGWIAECRRCDARLTLHQRPARLICHHCTQVYPMPRHCAQCSNSQLFGIGLGTERLEEALKRHFPTTPVLRIDRDTVRGKDAMKKTLAIIHQGAASILLGTQMLAKGHHFPNVTLVGIIDVDGGLYSTDFRASERMGQVIIQVAGRAGRENKPGQVLLQTHHPKHPLLQALLMEGFPAFANLLLQDRSSAAWPPFSYLALLRAEAKHPQAPLRFLQEVRAIATRFNDARIKILGPIPAPMERKAGHFRALLLLQAQGRPALQQWLETCMRELETLKMRRKVRWSLDVDPVEMF
- a CDS encoding rhodanese-like domain-containing protein, with amino-acid sequence MTQQLTHFIINHWLLSGAFILVLILLLIEELRGKQGGNRLSPQDAVTLINNHRAGVVDIRDRESFDAGHIVNAIHIPQADLMTSLDKLKKYRDRAVLLTCNSGHNSQVMAAKLRKQGFSSVYSMAGGLQAWKAANLPLTKS
- the grxC gene encoding glutaredoxin 3, with translation MTAEVIIYSKANCPYCDRAKQLLSAKNVTWHEIRIDLNPEFQQEMITLSGGRRTVPQIFINGQPIGGFDDMAALEKAGKLNALLAM
- the secB gene encoding protein-export chaperone SecB, with the translated sequence MQQNNTTPEQPNGHATSEATATEFNIQRIYTKDISYESPNTPQLFREPWQPNVDVELNVNTANLGEDHYEVKLSITTTVKSQDKMAFLAEVHQAGIFKIQGFSGAQLHRMLGSYCPNILFPYIREAISDLVVRGGFPPLYLTPINFDVLYDQQLQKQQENKAAETTGDQ